The following proteins are encoded in a genomic region of Vulpes vulpes isolate BD-2025 chromosome X, VulVul3, whole genome shotgun sequence:
- the LOC140596173 gene encoding small ribosomal subunit protein eS27-like, with amino-acid sequence MDVKCPGCYKMTTVFSHAQMVVLCVGCSTVLCQLTEIESRLTEGGSFRRKQH; translated from the coding sequence ATGGATGTAAAATGTCCAGGTTGCTACAAGATGACCACAGTTTTCAGCCATGCTCAGATGGTGGTTCTTTGTGTAGGCTGTTCAACTGTGTTGTGCCAGCTAACAGAAATAGAGTCCAGACTCACAGAGGGCGGTTCATTTAGAAGAAAGCAACACTAA